From the genome of Papaver somniferum cultivar HN1 unplaced genomic scaffold, ASM357369v1 unplaced-scaffold_21, whole genome shotgun sequence:
GCTGATTTCAGTTGAGGTAAACAAAAATTCCACTTTTTTAATTTTCTTGAATGAAGAAATTATGGGTTTTTTTCTGTTTGATTCTACTGTTTGGATTGGGAATTAGTGACCCAATCGAAGATAAGCAAGCATTACTTGATTTTTTCAATGGGATACCTCATTATCGTTTTCTGAATTGGAATCAGAGTTCAATTATGTGCAACAATTGGACTGGTGTTACTTGTAATTCTGATAAATCCAGGGTAATTGCGTTGCGATTGCCTGGGGTTGGGTTTAATGGTTCAATTCCGCCGAATACACTGAGTAAATTAACTGCACTTGAGATTTTGAGTCTTAGATCTAATAGGATTAGTGGGGCATTTCCTGTTGATTTGTTGAGTTTGAAGAATTTGAGTTATTTGTATCTTCAGTTTAATCAGTTTTCCGGTCCGTTGCCATTGGATTTCTCGGTTTGGAAGAACCTTACTGTTGTTAACTTATCGTATAATGGGTTCAATGGGAGTATTCCGTCCTCGATTTCTAATTTAACGAGGCTTACGTATCTGAATTTAGCTAATAATTTGCTTTCTGGGGAGATTCCTGACCTGGGTCTTCCCAATTTGAAAGAACTAAGCTTTGCTAATAATAAGCTTACTGGGAGTGTTCCAAAATCGCTTCAGAAATTTCCAAACTCGTCGTTTTTGGGTAATGATATTTTGTTGTCACCGAGTTCTGCTGGACAATCTCCTGGtccatcaccaagacctaaatcGAAGAATGGTGTGAAGCTTAGAGGAGCGGCGTTATATGGAGTTATAGTTGGTGGTTCTGTTGTTGGGTTATTTGCAATTGTTGTTTTATTGTTGATTTGTTGCTCTAAGAGAAAGGGTGGAAATGGTCCTTCGGGGAAGGCACAAAAGGGTGAAAGTTCTCTGGATAAACCGATCCAAGGTGGACAAGACGGGAATACCAAGCTTGTTTTCTTTGAGGGTTTCAATTATGCATTTGACCTGGAGGATTTGTTGAGGGCTTCTGCAGAAGTACTTGGAAAAGGGACTTTTGGGACTGCTTACAAGGCTGTGCTCGAGGATGCCACTACTGTTGTCGTTAAGAGACTCAAGGAAGTGGGTGTAGGGAAGCGGGAATTTGAGCAGCAGATGGAGATAGTTGGAAGGGTCACGCACGAGAATGTTGCTCAGCTTAGGGCATATTACTATTCTAAGGATGAGAAGCTTATGGTGTATGATTACTACAGCCAGGGGAGTGTATCTGCATTGTTACATGGTACGTT
Proteins encoded in this window:
- the LOC113339641 gene encoding probable inactive receptor kinase At4g23740, giving the protein MKKLWVFFCLILLFGLGISDPIEDKQALLDFFNGIPHYRFLNWNQSSIMCNNWTGVTCNSDKSRVIALRLPGVGFNGSIPPNTLSKLTALEILSLRSNRISGAFPVDLLSLKNLSYLYLQFNQFSGPLPLDFSVWKNLTVVNLSYNGFNGSIPSSISNLTRLTYLNLANNLLSGEIPDLGLPNLKELSFANNKLTGSVPKSLQKFPNSSFLGNDILLSPSSAGQSPGPSPRPKSKNGVKLRGAALYGVIVGGSVVGLFAIVVLLLICCSKRKGGNGPSGKAQKGESSLDKPIQGGQDGNTKLVFFEGFNYAFDLEDLLRASAEVLGKGTFGTAYKAVLEDATTVVVKRLKEVGVGKREFEQQMEIVGRVTHENVAQLRAYYYSKDEKLMVYDYYSQGSVSALLHGKRGGDRIPLDWETRLRIAVGAARGLACIHSGNNGKLVHGNIKASNVFLNSQNYGCVADLGLSTLITSVPPTRATGYRAPEVNEIKKLSQASDIYSYGVLLLELLTGKSAIHSSGGGDEVIHLVRWVQSVVREEWTAEVFDMELMRYPNIEEEMVEMLQVAMTCVSRVPDQRPKITDVVKMVEDIRRIDTGNRPSTEGGSGVSTPYASTSAPTPQ